A genome region from Streptomyces antimycoticus includes the following:
- a CDS encoding sirohydrochlorin chelatase has product MTTPPALLLAGIGTRDEGHATAFHAFVRELAARHPDLPVAGGLTGPGSHPLSDAVTRLVGEGVSRFAVVPLTLIPAAPPRDGIAAALAQEAERHADASFASARPLGPHRTLLSVLERRLDEALGNRPRLPSDRAETTVLLVGDGSPLPEANAEVHRAARLLWEGRGFAGVEVAFSSLAAPDVASGLDRCAKLGASRVVVLPYFLFAGDTLERVRQQAEGWGLAYPEVEVVSADVIGPAKELADLVMERYEEVADTAGRAGFGDEAHAFAHPDTHADVH; this is encoded by the coding sequence GTGACGACCCCGCCCGCCCTGCTCCTCGCAGGCATCGGCACGCGAGACGAAGGGCATGCCACCGCCTTTCACGCATTCGTAAGGGAGTTGGCCGCACGCCACCCGGACCTGCCCGTGGCGGGTGGCCTCACCGGACCGGGCAGCCACCCGCTGTCCGATGCGGTCACCCGGCTCGTCGGCGAGGGGGTGAGCCGCTTCGCGGTCGTCCCGCTGACGCTGATCCCGGCGGCTCCCCCGAGAGACGGCATCGCCGCCGCGCTGGCCCAGGAGGCGGAGCGGCATGCCGACGCCTCGTTCGCCTCCGCCCGGCCGCTCGGCCCGCACCGCACGCTGCTCAGCGTGCTGGAGCGGCGGCTCGACGAGGCGCTGGGCAACCGGCCCCGGCTGCCCTCGGACCGCGCGGAGACCACCGTGCTGCTGGTGGGCGACGGCTCGCCGCTCCCCGAGGCCAACGCCGAGGTGCACCGCGCCGCCCGGCTGCTGTGGGAGGGCCGTGGCTTCGCGGGCGTCGAGGTGGCCTTCTCCTCGCTCGCCGCACCGGATGTGGCCTCGGGCCTGGACCGCTGCGCCAAGCTGGGGGCCAGCCGGGTCGTGGTGCTGCCGTACTTCCTGTTCGCCGGTGACACCCTGGAGCGCGTGCGGCAGCAGGCGGAGGGCTGGGGGCTCGCCTACCCCGAGGTCGAGGTGGTCTCCGCCGATGTCATCGGCCCGGCAAAGGAGTTGGCCGACCTCGTCATGGAGCGCTATGAGGAGGTGGCCGACACCGCCGGGCGCGCCGGATTCGGCGATGAGGCCCATGCGTTCGCGCATCCCGATACCCACGCCGATGTCCACTGA
- the cobC gene encoding Rv2231c family pyridoxal phosphate-dependent protein CobC codes for MSTDPSAGLPTSGSAAPAADGVSTGFDLRHHGDAEVRGADADLTDLAVNVRAGTPPDWLKARIADSLDGLAAYPDGRTAREAVAARHGLPVGRVLLTAGAAEAFVLLARAIPAQRPVVVHPQFTEPEAALRDAGHTVERVILDERNGFRLAPDAVPEDADLVVIGNPTNPTSVLHPADALAGLARPGRTLVVDEAFMDAVPGERESLADRTDVPGLVVLRSLTKTWGLAGLRIGYVLAEPDTVTALERVQPLWPVSSPALTAAEACCAPPALAEAARAADRTAADRAHLADRLAQLAEVRVCGPAAGPFLLIRLPGAMAIRTRLRELGFAVRRGDTFPGLGPDWLRLAVRDRATTDRFVIALAKAIAESDA; via the coding sequence ATGTCCACTGATCCATCGGCGGGCCTGCCCACGAGCGGGTCCGCCGCCCCGGCCGCCGATGGCGTCTCCACCGGGTTCGATCTGCGGCATCACGGGGACGCGGAGGTGCGGGGAGCCGATGCCGACCTGACGGACCTCGCGGTCAATGTCCGGGCCGGTACGCCGCCGGACTGGCTCAAGGCCCGAATCGCCGACTCCCTCGACGGGCTGGCCGCCTATCCGGACGGGCGGACGGCGCGGGAGGCGGTCGCCGCGCGCCATGGGCTTCCGGTCGGCCGGGTGCTGCTGACGGCGGGTGCCGCGGAGGCGTTCGTCCTGCTCGCCCGTGCCATCCCGGCTCAGCGGCCGGTGGTGGTGCATCCGCAGTTCACCGAACCGGAGGCGGCGCTGCGGGACGCGGGGCACACCGTGGAGCGAGTGATCCTCGATGAGCGGAACGGCTTCCGGCTGGCTCCGGACGCGGTGCCGGAGGACGCCGATCTGGTGGTGATCGGCAACCCCACCAACCCCACATCCGTACTGCACCCGGCCGATGCCCTGGCCGGTCTCGCCCGGCCGGGACGGACGCTGGTGGTGGACGAGGCGTTCATGGACGCCGTCCCGGGCGAGCGCGAGTCGCTGGCGGACCGCACCGATGTGCCCGGGCTCGTGGTGCTGCGCAGCCTCACCAAGACCTGGGGTCTGGCGGGGCTGCGGATCGGCTATGTGCTGGCGGAGCCGGACACCGTCACGGCGCTGGAGCGGGTCCAGCCGCTGTGGCCGGTGTCCAGCCCGGCCCTGACGGCGGCCGAGGCGTGCTGCGCCCCGCCCGCCCTCGCCGAGGCCGCTCGGGCCGCCGACCGTACGGCCGCCGACCGGGCCCATCTGGCCGACCGGCTGGCCCAGTTGGCGGAGGTGCGGGTATGCGGCCCGGCGGCAGGACCCTTTCTGCTGATCCGGCTGCCGGGCGCGATGGCGATCCGCACCCGGCTGCGCGAGCTGGGCTTCGCCGTCCGCCGCGGTGACACGTTCCCGGGCCTCGGCCCGGACTGGCTCCGGCTCGCCGTCCGCGACCGCGCCACGACGGACCGCTTCGTCATCGCCCTGGCGAAGGCCATCGCCGAATCGGACGCCTGA